A DNA window from Gorilla gorilla gorilla isolate KB3781 chromosome 19, NHGRI_mGorGor1-v2.1_pri, whole genome shotgun sequence contains the following coding sequences:
- the ENO3 gene encoding beta-enolase isoform X1, protein MAVMRTLRAMAMQKIFAREILDSRGNPTVEVDLHTAKGRFRAAVPSGASTGIYEALELRDGDKGRYLGKGVLKAVENINNTLGPALLQKKLSVVDQEKVDKFMIELDGTENKSKFGANAILGVSLAVCKAGAAEKGVPLYRHIADLAGNPDLILPVPAFNVINGGSHAGNKLAMQEFMILPVGASSFKEAMRIGAEVYHHLKGVIKAKYGKDATNVGDEGGFAPNILENNEALELLKTAIQAAGYPDKVVIGMDVAASEFYRNGKYDLDFKSPDDPARHITGEKLGELYKSFIKNYPVISIEDPFDQDDWATWTSFLSGVNIQIVGDDLTVTNPKRIAQAVEKKACNCLLLKVNQIGSVTESIQACKLAQSNGWGVMVSHRSGETEDTFIADLVVGLCTGQIKTGAPCRSERLAKYNQLMRIEEALGDKAIFAGRKFRNPKAK, encoded by the exons CCATGGCCATGCAGAAAATCTTTGCCCGGGAAATCTTGGACTCCAGGGGCAACCCCACGGTGGAGGTGGACCTGCACACGGCCAAGG GCCGATTCCGAGCAGCTGTGCCCAGTGGGGCTTCCACGGGTATCTATGAGGCTCTGGAACTAAGAGACGGGGACAAAGGCCGCTACCTGGGGAAAG GAGTCCTGAAGGCTGTGGAGAACATCAACAATACTCTGGGCCCTGCTCTGCTGCAAAAG AAACTAAGCGTTGTGGATCAAGAAAAAGTTGACAAATTTATGATTGAGCTGGATGGGACCGAGAATAAGT CCAAGTTTGGGGCCAATGCCATCCTGGGCGTGTCCTTGGCCGTGTGTAAGGCGGGAGCAGCTGAGAAGGGGGTCCCCCTGTACCGCCACATCGCAGATCTCGCTGGGAACCCTGACCTCATACTCCCAGTGCCA GCCTTCAATGTGATCAACGGGGGCTCCCATGCTGGAAACAAGCTGGCCATGCAGGAGTTCATGATTCTGCCTGTGGGAGCCAGCTCCTTCAAGGAAGCCATGCGCATTGGCGCCGAGGTCTACCACCACCTCAAGGGGGTCATCAAGGCCAAGTATGGGAAGGATGCCACCAATGTGGGTGATGAAGGTGGCTTCGCACCCAACATCCTGGAGAACAATGAGG CCCTGGAGCTGCTGAAGACGGCCATCCAGGCGGCTGGTTACCCAGACAAGGTGGTGATCGGCATGGATGTGGCAGCATCTGAGTTCTATCGCAATGGGAAGTACGATCTTGACTTCAAGTCGCCTGATGATCCCGCACGGCACATCACTGGGGAGAAGCTTGGAGAGCTGTATAAGAGCTTTATCAAGAACTATCCTG TGATCTCCATCGAAGACCCCTTTGACCAGGATGACTGGGCCACTTGGACCTCCTTCCTCTCGGGAGTGAACATCCAGATTGTGGGGGATGACTTGACAGTCACCAACCCCAAGAGGATTGCCCAGGCCGTTGAGAAGAAGGCCTGCAACTGTCTGCTGCTGAAGGTCAACCAGATCGGCTCGGTGACCGAATCGATCCAGGC GTGCAAACTGGCTCAGTCTAATGGCTGGGGGGTGATGGTGAGCCACCGCTCTGGGGAGACTGAGGACACATTCATTGCTGACCTTGTGGTGGGGCTCTGCACAGGACAG ATCAAGACTGGCGCCCCCTGCCGCTCGGAGCGTCTGGCCAAATACAACCAACTCATGAG
- the ENO3 gene encoding beta-enolase isoform X2 — protein MAMQKIFAREILDSRGNPTVEVDLHTAKGRFRAAVPSGASTGIYEALELRDGDKGRYLGKGVLKAVENINNTLGPALLQKKLSVVDQEKVDKFMIELDGTENKSKFGANAILGVSLAVCKAGAAEKGVPLYRHIADLAGNPDLILPVPAFNVINGGSHAGNKLAMQEFMILPVGASSFKEAMRIGAEVYHHLKGVIKAKYGKDATNVGDEGGFAPNILENNEALELLKTAIQAAGYPDKVVIGMDVAASEFYRNGKYDLDFKSPDDPARHITGEKLGELYKSFIKNYPVISIEDPFDQDDWATWTSFLSGVNIQIVGDDLTVTNPKRIAQAVEKKACNCLLLKVNQIGSVTESIQACKLAQSNGWGVMVSHRSGETEDTFIADLVVGLCTGQIKTGAPCRSERLAKYNQLMRIEEALGDKAIFAGRKFRNPKAK, from the exons ATGGCCATGCAGAAAATCTTTGCCCGGGAAATCTTGGACTCCAGGGGCAACCCCACGGTGGAGGTGGACCTGCACACGGCCAAGG GCCGATTCCGAGCAGCTGTGCCCAGTGGGGCTTCCACGGGTATCTATGAGGCTCTGGAACTAAGAGACGGGGACAAAGGCCGCTACCTGGGGAAAG GAGTCCTGAAGGCTGTGGAGAACATCAACAATACTCTGGGCCCTGCTCTGCTGCAAAAG AAACTAAGCGTTGTGGATCAAGAAAAAGTTGACAAATTTATGATTGAGCTGGATGGGACCGAGAATAAGT CCAAGTTTGGGGCCAATGCCATCCTGGGCGTGTCCTTGGCCGTGTGTAAGGCGGGAGCAGCTGAGAAGGGGGTCCCCCTGTACCGCCACATCGCAGATCTCGCTGGGAACCCTGACCTCATACTCCCAGTGCCA GCCTTCAATGTGATCAACGGGGGCTCCCATGCTGGAAACAAGCTGGCCATGCAGGAGTTCATGATTCTGCCTGTGGGAGCCAGCTCCTTCAAGGAAGCCATGCGCATTGGCGCCGAGGTCTACCACCACCTCAAGGGGGTCATCAAGGCCAAGTATGGGAAGGATGCCACCAATGTGGGTGATGAAGGTGGCTTCGCACCCAACATCCTGGAGAACAATGAGG CCCTGGAGCTGCTGAAGACGGCCATCCAGGCGGCTGGTTACCCAGACAAGGTGGTGATCGGCATGGATGTGGCAGCATCTGAGTTCTATCGCAATGGGAAGTACGATCTTGACTTCAAGTCGCCTGATGATCCCGCACGGCACATCACTGGGGAGAAGCTTGGAGAGCTGTATAAGAGCTTTATCAAGAACTATCCTG TGATCTCCATCGAAGACCCCTTTGACCAGGATGACTGGGCCACTTGGACCTCCTTCCTCTCGGGAGTGAACATCCAGATTGTGGGGGATGACTTGACAGTCACCAACCCCAAGAGGATTGCCCAGGCCGTTGAGAAGAAGGCCTGCAACTGTCTGCTGCTGAAGGTCAACCAGATCGGCTCGGTGACCGAATCGATCCAGGC GTGCAAACTGGCTCAGTCTAATGGCTGGGGGGTGATGGTGAGCCACCGCTCTGGGGAGACTGAGGACACATTCATTGCTGACCTTGTGGTGGGGCTCTGCACAGGACAG ATCAAGACTGGCGCCCCCTGCCGCTCGGAGCGTCTGGCCAAATACAACCAACTCATGAG